The Corvus moneduloides isolate bCorMon1 chromosome 20, bCorMon1.pri, whole genome shotgun sequence region CTAAAACGTAAGATAGCACAACATCACATACCCCTTCTTCACTAGACCAGTGACAACAGGGATTTCTCTGTACAGTTGCTGACTTGTAGATATAAGGAATAGGTAAGGAATGTTCAGCCCCTGCCTGAGTGCAATGTTCAATGCTAATGATTTGCAAGTACACATAGTGATATAATAGTTCAAACCATTTCATCCAACAGCCTCCCCTCTCTTTATTGAAAGTTTGATAAATCCTAATTCTTGACCTTGATTGGAGGAACAATGGATCATTTGATCATACTTATGATCCCGACACATGATCCTTAAGGTTGTATAATTGCAAACACTTTTGGCTCCAGCACAACTGGAGCACGTTTGGGTTGGTTCAACCCTGAACTGATGTGTGActgctggaaggcagcaaaCACCCAACACTGGATCTAAAGTGGTGATGAGACTCTATACAGGACTTTAGGCAATAGGGAGTAGTAAGGGTCCTTTCCTTGTTTAACACACAAATTCTTCACCGCTCACTGATTTGTTGTGCTGTTTGCCCAGGTTGGGAATGTGTCCAGGTCAAACATAGGTCTTCCCCATGTGTTGATGGCCAGTGTGACACAGAAGACTCCAATGATGTTCATCACTATTCCAGATCTAacctgtgaggaaaaaaatccaacaataACCAAACACCAGCACAGCAAGTCCAAACCAGCAACACCCAAACACCAGCACAGCAAACTGCAGCGAGGCCTACTTGTACATACACAAGAAAGATGGTCATATAAATCACAGAAATAGCCATTGTATCCACTGCCTTATGCTCTTGCTTAGGTGGAGATACCAGGGAACACACTGTGCAAAGTCTTTGAGCACTTTGCTATGTATATAATGAGTCTAGGAGCTTTAAGGCATGTGTAATAAGTTGTTCTTATTAGTTAGAGAACTGCTTATGCCCTCTTCAAGTGTCCAGTTAGAAAACCAGTAATGTTTGTGTGTTCCGCCCAGAACCTGCCCTGTGTGGTCTGGCAGAAAATCAGAGGACCAGAGCCAAGGGCTACTGATTGCTACCTTCTGCTTTCAGCTCCAATGGAGACAAGGCCTCAGACACTCGCCAAAGCCCCAGAACACTGCAGAGCATGCCCGCACTTTAACCCTTCAGGTTTCAGAGACTTATGATTTgtcaatttttcatttcacttggGCCAGTCTGTATGTCTGCCAAAGCCTGTGAGAAAAGTTCTGTTACTTCAGAGACGCAAATTTTTATCACAATATTAACACTGCAGAAGAGAGGGGCATAGGGTGGTAGTTACAGCCTGTAAGAGCTTCCTAGTACTATGGAAacactctgcaaagaaaattaagctCACCATATTTCAGGAAGAAAGCAATGGAGAATTTCAGATAAGAGACAAGGCATCTTACCATATCCAAAACACGGATGTGGCCGTAAGAAAACACTATTGCATTTGGTGGTGTTGCAACAGGTAGCATGAAGGCAAATGAAGCACTGAGAGTACCAGGCAGCATAACATACAAAGGGTGGATCTTGACAGATGCAGCCTGAAATGAAATGGAGAGAATATCACTCTGGAggtgtttgaaaagaaaagtataaagGATCAATCTACCCCAGACCACTGAGATACATAGGcttattttgtttccttgtatTACATCACCAGAATAATTTacaaacattttattctgaaatctGTATGTGCTTAAACATAACTTTGCTGTTGTTTCCTGTCTCATGATACTTAAAAACAAGGTTTGATTCTTTcatgttgtttgttttgctctATGGTATAATTTGGAGTTCTGGTCAAATATATCCAACAATCTTTTCTTTGACCTCAGACCACCCTTTTTCCAGGGAACACAGGAATGGGATTATAATTACTAGGCACACGGAGTGACACTCTAAGACTTTACATAAACTCTGTTGGAATCAAAACTTAAGTGCCAATTTAAGTCACTAATAGCTCAGTACCTTGACTGGGGTAATTTTACTTTGGTGAAATAGTCTAGAACAaagtgcttttcctttcccaaataaagaacaaactaacctatttttctctttatgccACAGTTTCTAATCTGctcagaaaaggcagcaaaacttATCAGGTTTTCCTCCCTAAGTTTTAAAATTGTTCTGGGTTCCTATGAGAAATGACACATTACTAATAATCAGGCTTACCACTTTGTGTATTTTAGCACAAAATGTGAAGATGCATCACTCAAAGGCATCATCAGAAAGtgctggattttgttttggtttgggttttgtgtgtgtgtgtttttccagTTCTAAGTGATGGTTCAAAATGACCAAAGTAACTGATGTTTGCTGATCTGTATTGCAAAAGGGACTTCACTTTCTCCAGGGCCAAGGCACACACCTTACAGAAGGCACAACGTGGCTTCCTTTTAAGTGAGGAAACACTGGAGCAACATCCAAGACATTAAATGTAATATTGCTTTGCCACCCAGTTTAACTCTGATCTTCCAGCTGACAGGACAACAGGATGGAAGCAGTCTTACCATGGACGAAAAGACAGGCAGGAAGAGGGTGGCTGTGGCCACATTACTGGTGCACTCAGTGAAGACAGCTATGATAAGGGAGAGCACTGTTGCAATGGCCCATGGCGGGATAGATCCCAGCGGAGTCATTTGATGACCCAGCCAAGCTGAGAGCCCAGAGttctgacaagaaaaaaagtgagtttCAGTGAGGTTTAGAATCCCTGACTCACAAGCAGGGAAGTCATGTTATGTGCAACATTCCTGTCAAATAACGCTAAAGGAGTCCTGAATTATACAAACACCATCCAGGAAAGTACAATGATTTGTcacaaaaatggaaagaaattccttGCCAACTAGACATAATACTGTATCCCACTTTTCTGATTCTTCTGGAAATCAAATACTTGCTCACACTTAGGTtacaaaattatggttttctTGCTAAACAGAAAGTGTTATTTCTGAGGCCATTGCAAAAACTTAATGTATGGCCCAGAAACTTCTTCTAGGGTTTCTGAAGGTTATGATTCTGTCTGAATGCTCTGTTGTAGGAACACAGCCAGTAGTTGATACAAACAGGTTACAAAATCTCTGACTTGATGGTTTTTAATGCTCTGGAGCTTTAATAATTTATGTATGATGTATGTAGATGAAAGTAAGCCCCCAGAGCTTTAATTTGCCCCATGGTTTAAACCTAATTAGCCACAAAACTTAGATGTGAACACGACTTTCCCCCAAGTATGGCCCTACTGATATCTAAGGCTTGCTTTGATTTAGATGCATCTTAGCAGCGGTGAAGGAAACAGTGTGGTTCACCTCAAGATTCCTTCCTGGTTTGGGAATTTagctgcattttctgtgaatttatgAACACAGCATCAACccaggattttctttctgaaagtgGTTTTGGTTTAAGTCTGAAGATGTATAACCTTTAAACAAACCGCAAATGGTTCTGAAAATCTTACAAGTGTTATCTATGCTTCTATTTTTCTAGCCAtggctgggattgggatgaTTACAGAAATAAGAAAGGATGCTTTCCTGGACTGTCCAGACAGTGAAGATCCCAACCTACTTGGCAGTCTCAAAGAGGTAAGATAAATTAAAGAAACTTGGTCAGAGCACAAAAACTCCTAAAAAAGACTCACAAGCGTTCACCTCTCCTCGGTTTTTGCTAATTTAGATCTGCCTCCAGATCTGAACTTCTCTACTGGGTTTGGCTTTGGGTGCATGCCCAGTAATACAGGACTAGATAACAAACCAGGGAAGTTCGCCTTTGAgtcagagaaaaacagatgtcAGGACATACTGCGCTTGCATCAGCCAAAGCAAAacctcctcccagcagcagcacaatgcTCCAGGGCATCTTCCTTTGAACCACATTCCAGTCTAGCAGCGGGGCTgataaaaatggctttttaatatCTGAAGTGAGAAATGAAAAGTAGAACATGTTTTAGGAGAGCGAAGACACTTTGTCTCCTGTTCTATAAGATACCAGTGGGCAGATGCACATAACTGACAGATCTGCACAGGGTGAGGGTAACACACGTGAGCACGGACTGTGCCCCAGCGCTGCCCAACAAGTGAGATAGGTGAGCTGCTCTAAAGAACTGCATGTAAATCCAGTGCATGCTTCTGCCTTGTTAGCTGAGTGGGTTAGCTGTTTCACAATATTACAATCcctcttttaaataccttcttCAGTCTGTTCAGAGTCAGACATGCTTTGACTCCAGGCTATGAATTTGGGCTTATGAGCAGGAAGGATAAACAGTAGCAGGGCAAtaaacacagcaggagcagaatcAGTGATATACCTAATGAAGAAAAGAGGATATAGGTTAGAAAATGGACATCTTTCTCCTAGAAAAGGGCTGCCTTCCAGCACTCTAGTCACTGCTCTTTGCCATCTGGGGCTTGAGCAAAATGGGTCGTTAGCTCATGTCTGAGGTCTCTCAGACCTGCTATAACATAAACACagtaataaaagaaacaaactacAATACACATTAATAACCAGAGTCCCGGATGACAACTCATCCCTCCTGGAGCAGGGTTCCTTCTCTGTGCTGAAGCCAAGATTCAACAGTTGTATCTCAAAGATGGACGTCTAAAGAAATGGCCTGAATGATaataaacatgtattttatgTTCCTAACATGCCATGCACGAACACTATGCAAAGAAGCCATTCAAAGCACAAAATCAATTTTCCAGTGAGTTCTAAGGTATTAGTTAGAGGCAGTATTACCAAATATTCAAATGTCACTGCAACTGATTGGAgctcataaaaacaaaatatgaaggTGTATGTCAGTGTGACTGAGACCAGCATTAcagaattttctcttcctttaggAGGTTCAGCTTGCTCCATGTCTCAGTCTCCAGCCTTttcactgcagcacaaactGTCAAATCATAGATAATTGGTGGTGTCATGTACAAGCCATTGGATCAAGCCCAGCAAACATGAAGTCAGGTAAAGTTGGAATTAATGACCCCACACTCAAAATGGAACATATGAGCAAGGGAATCTTTTTAGTAACCAAGAGGgtaaaagatggaaaaaacacCTAAGAACTTACTTTTCTCCTTCTGGGAAGAGCCTGGTGGCCCAGCCTCTTACAAAGCCTGGGTGTCTGGAAAACCACAAGAGCACCAGCAATACAAACATAAGGAGGACATTGAATTCAGCGTAAGAGATAGGGCCTAACTTCTTCATTTCTGCCTTCAGCACATTGtatgcagctttttctttggcagttctctctgtcccacagccccagctttttttaaagctttaagaaaaatggagaaaaaaaccctgtgagTATGAACATATTAGAGGGATTTAACATCCTTATCACTCTGAAGCTATCACTCTTGGGGACAGACACAGACTACAGCAGAGgccagaaataaagaaattacaacAGTGCCAAAGTATTTTGTGGGGACACGCCAGCTGTCACAGAAGAATGGGATCTATCAAAGGATGGCAATTTGGAGTAACCTGGGATGAAAAACTCAGATTTGAATCAATGGCTGCAAACCAGCTTTGCCAGCTCTCCTAGGGCTGAAATTCACAGATGAgagattgaaaaataaaaaggcagctCTGTCTGAAGATTAAGAATGTATAAGGCTTTTGCCTTAGTGTACCTCTCATGAACACAAAAGGTTTCCAGACCTCAAAATTTCTGTGAAACGGACCTGCTCTCTGCTACCAAATTAATAACTTGTCAGTGCATTTGTTTTACCCAGATGTCTCAGTAAGCTGATCTGCACTAATTTACTGAGGGGTTTACACAATGCTGTGTAGATAAATACTCACTTGAGTCCCATGAAGGAGCACTGTAACCAAAGCCAAGCTAGCACCAACATCAGGATCATGTTTGGGAATGCAAATCCAAACCAGGAAGCAAAATTCACAATATCATTATTGTTGGGGTATAACCTGTAAAGAAATGACTTTCTGTATGAATGTCAAAACATTTAGTAATCTACTCTCCCTTTAATATGTGCTAGTGACAATTATACATGTACATCTAGGACAACCATTACAAGCAATCATAGGCAACATCCACAGCCTAACTGAAGTCACGGAGGAAGACAGCCTGATTTCAGAGCAGAACTCAAATGATCCTCAATTTCCCCCGTGTCTTACTTTGATGCATATAGGAGCTTATGTTGATACTTTATGTCTCAGTCAGACAAGTGTGGCTGAAAGATCTCCCATACATCCTAGGTacctttcacttccagcacaCCTGCTCATTTATCCCAAGAcaggatattttttcttcctcccaatTCATTCTAATAAGAGAGCAAGAAATGTCTTTCCTGAAATTAATACCTGCACTTCTGCTGCcttcaacagaagaaaaagttgCTAGTTGGCTTGAAAGAATGAAGACAGTGTTTTAAGAAAGGCAATTTTTGTTCTTCCCTGTGTCCACCAATAATGATCAGAGGAAAAATACCAATAGCAAACTTCCAGCTGGGTATTAAAACCAACAGATAATGTAGCAGCTGAGGCTGAAGTCCTTTCAAAACAAGGAAGCAATGTTGAGGGACTGATGTTGAGTCT contains the following coding sequences:
- the SLC13A5 gene encoding solute carrier family 13 member 5 isoform X2 produces the protein MLNMAPTCLRPLLRYRSFAILFLTPLLLLPLPLAVPTREAKCAYIIIIMAVYWCTEVIPLAVTSLMPVVFFPLLGVQSSKSVCLQYLNDTNMLFVGGLIVAISVEQWNLHKRIALRVLLILGVKPALLMLGFMIVTAFLSMWISNTATTAMMVPIVQAVLDQMDNTEYDVTMMEQAAGQTNTVIELEEKSTSESTAVHAISNGQVPDDPRSSEEKKMRKRICKGMTLCVCYAASIGGTATLTGTGPNMVLKGQMNQLYPNNNDIVNFASWFGFAFPNMILMLVLAWLWLQCSFMGLNFKKSWGCGTERTAKEKAAYNVLKAEMKKLGPISYAEFNVLLMFVLLVLLWFSRHPGFVRGWATRLFPEGEKYITDSAPAVFIALLLFILPAHKPKFIAWSQSMSDSEQTEEDIKKPFLSAPLLDWNVVQRKMPWSIVLLLGGGFALADASANSGLSAWLGHQMTPLGSIPPWAIATVLSLIIAVFTECTSNVATATLFLPVFSSMAASVKIHPLYVMLPGTLSASFAFMLPVATPPNAIVFSYGHIRVLDMVRSGIVMNIIGVFCVTLAINTWGRPMFDLDTFPTWANSTTNQ
- the SLC13A5 gene encoding solute carrier family 13 member 5 isoform X3, which codes for MAPTCLRPLLRYRSFAILFLTPLLLLPLPLAVPTREAKCAYIIIIMAVYWCTEVIPLAVTSLMPVVFFPLLGVQSSKSVCLQYLNDTNMLFVGGLIVAISVEQWNLHKRIALRVLLILGVKPALLMLGFMIVTAFLSMWISNTATTAMMVPIVQAVLDQMDNTEYDVTMMEQAAGQTNTVIELEEKSTSESTAVHAISNGQVPDDPRSSEEKKMRKRICKGMTLCVCYAASIGGTATLTGTGPNMVLKGQMNQLYPNNNDIVNFASWFGFAFPNMILMLVLAWLWLQCSFMGLNFKKSWGCGTERTAKEKAAYNVLKAEMKKLGPISYAEFNVLLMFVLLVLLWFSRHPGFVRGWATRLFPEGEKYITDSAPAVFIALLLFILPAHKPKFIAWSQSMSDSEQTEEDIKKPFLSAPLLDWNVVQRKMPWSIVLLLGGGFALADASANSGLSAWLGHQMTPLGSIPPWAIATVLSLIIAVFTECTSNVATATLFLPVFSSMAASVKIHPLYVMLPGTLSASFAFMLPVATPPNAIVFSYGHIRVLDMVRSGIVMNIIGVFCVTLAINTWGRPMFDLDTFPTWANSTTNQ
- the SLC13A5 gene encoding solute carrier family 13 member 5 isoform X1; amino-acid sequence: MQVLADSPLSSRLCTGVKFPLCWSPVLPHHCVNERGTILPWRHQHLPKVQLPKGAVSAPRSLHAMRSNMAPTCLRPLLRYRSFAILFLTPLLLLPLPLAVPTREAKCAYIIIIMAVYWCTEVIPLAVTSLMPVVFFPLLGVQSSKSVCLQYLNDTNMLFVGGLIVAISVEQWNLHKRIALRVLLILGVKPALLMLGFMIVTAFLSMWISNTATTAMMVPIVQAVLDQMDNTEYDVTMMEQAAGQTNTVIELEEKSTSESTAVHAISNGQVPDDPRSSEEKKMRKRICKGMTLCVCYAASIGGTATLTGTGPNMVLKGQMNQLYPNNNDIVNFASWFGFAFPNMILMLVLAWLWLQCSFMGLNFKKSWGCGTERTAKEKAAYNVLKAEMKKLGPISYAEFNVLLMFVLLVLLWFSRHPGFVRGWATRLFPEGEKYITDSAPAVFIALLLFILPAHKPKFIAWSQSMSDSEQTEEDIKKPFLSAPLLDWNVVQRKMPWSIVLLLGGGFALADASANSGLSAWLGHQMTPLGSIPPWAIATVLSLIIAVFTECTSNVATATLFLPVFSSMAASVKIHPLYVMLPGTLSASFAFMLPVATPPNAIVFSYGHIRVLDMVRSGIVMNIIGVFCVTLAINTWGRPMFDLDTFPTWANSTTNQ